The following proteins are co-located in the Brienomyrus brachyistius isolate T26 unplaced genomic scaffold, BBRACH_0.4 scaffold35, whole genome shotgun sequence genome:
- the LOC125721670 gene encoding mucin-5AC-like, protein MDSWILQALLLAGLVIHRSNAGVTSGDGEGYRGEDMENYNNMAGQVIHTSNATNTSGNYVEVSGDGETEHSGLSHVEATNVTTTSIINLTSILDVTTASSITNHTSIRDVTTTPSISNHTSIRDVTTAPSITNHTSIRDVTTAPSITNHTSIRDVTTAPSITNHTSIRDVTTAPSITNHTSIRDVTTAPSITNHTSIRDVTTASSITNHTSIRDVTTASSITNLTSILTTSLEATPSKHTLTPNLSLQGKSHIGRLLLALGIMLLLLLLCTVLLVSSGTFACQVRNLRDRLCSFWPAQPPRVNADVIWFRKVTEVMETEMEKMMEEAENKVEKTLCVEADAQETEAAGVVPTAPPADPSSDCVLNV, encoded by the coding sequence ATGGATTCCTGGATCTTGCAAGCTCTCCTCTTGGCTGGGCTGGTGATACACAGGTCCAATGCTGGGGTCACCTCCGGGGATGGTGAAGGCTACAGGGGTGAAGATATGGAAAACTACAACAACATGGCTGGGCAGGTGATACACACATCAAATGCTacgaacacctctgggaactatGTAGAAGTCAGCGGCGATGGGGAGACAGAGCACAGCGGGCTCTCCCATGTTGAAGCCACCAACGTGACCACCACCAGTATCATCAACCTCACCTCTATTCTCGATGTGACCACCGCCTCCAGCATCACCAACCACACCTCTATTCGCGATGTGACCACCACCCCCAGCATCTCCAACCACACCTCTATTCGCGATGTGACCACCGCCCCCAGCATCACCAACCACACCTCTATTCGCGATGTGACCACCGCCCCCAGCATCACCAACCACACCTCTATTCGCGATGTGACCACCGCCCCCAGCATCACCAACCACACCTCTATTCGCGATGTGACCACCGCCCCCAGCATCACCAACCACACCTCTATTCGCGATGTGACCACCGCCCCCAGCATCACCAACCACACCTCTATTCGCGATGTGACCACCGCCTCCAGCATCACCAACCACACCTCTATTCGCGATGTGACCACCGCCTCCAGCATCACCAACCTCACCTCCATTCTCACCACCAGCCTCGAGGCCACTCCCTCTAAACATACCCTAACCCCCAACCTGAGCCTTCAGGGTAAATCACACATTGGCCGGCTACTGCTGGCTCTGGGAATCATGCTGTTGCTCCTGTTGCTCTGTACGGTGCTGCTGGTGTCCAGTGGCACGTTTGCCTGCCAGGTCCGGAACCTCCGCGACCGGCTCTGTTCATTCTGGCCAGCCCAGCCACCCCGTGTAAATGCCGACGTGATCTGGTTCAGGAAGGTCACCGAGGTGATGGAGACCGAGATGGAAAAGATGATGGAGGAGGCCGAGAACAAGGTGGAGAAAACGCTTTGCGTGGAGGCCGACGCCCAGGAGACAGAGGCTGCCGGCGTCGTCCCCACAGCTCCCCCTGCTGACCCCTCCTCAGACTGCGTTCTGAATGTCTGA
- the LOC125721731 gene encoding uncharacterized protein LOC125721731, whose product MTHSPSQSKFLPDRQIRGRQIEAGMDSWILHALLVAGLVIYGSNAGVTSGYNGTDNVTKNSGDDGDNEFNGKTQSLAITSVTNNVTNMTTITSVTNLTAVHNTSLKVTPPKHSHTPNLSPQGKLQTGWLLLALGIVLLFCTALLVSTITLACQVRNLRDQLSSVWPAHPARVNADVIRVGKVTEVMETEMEKMMEEAENTVEKTLRVEADAQETEAATVVPTAPPADPSSDCVLNV is encoded by the coding sequence GTATGGATTCCTGGATCTTACATGCTCTCCTTGTGGCTGGACTGGTGATATATGGATCCAATGCTGGGGTTACCTCTGGGTACAATGGAACGGACAATGTGACCAAGAACAGTGGCGACGATGGGGATAACGAGTTCAATGGCAAAACCCAATCACTAGCCATCACCAGTGTCACCAACAATGTCACCAATATGACCACCATCACCAGCGTTACCAACCTCACTGCCGTTCATAACACCAGCCTCAAGGTCACTCCCCCTAAGCATAGCCACACCCCCAACCTGAGCCCTCAGGGTAAGTTGCAGACTGGCTGGCTGCTGCTGGCTCTGGGAATCGTGCTGCTGTTCTGTACGGCGCTGCTGGTGTCCACCATCACGCTGGCCTGCCAGGTCCGGAACCTCCGGGACCAGCTCAGCTCAGTCTGGCCAGCCCACCCGGCCCGTGTAAATGCCGACGTGATCAGGGTCGGGAAGGTCACCGAGGTGATGGAGACAGAGATGGAAAAGATGATGGAGGAGGCCGAGAACACAGTGGAGAAAACGCTTCGCGTGGAGGCCGACGCCCAGGAGACAGAGGCTGCCACTGTCGTCCCCACAGCTCCCCCTGCTGACCCCTCCTCAGACTGCGTCCTGAATGTCTGA